A segment of the Streptomyces sp. NBC_01235 genome:
TCACTGGTCAACGATCGAACGATCGGCTGGTATCCAGCCGCAATGATTCGGTCAGTCGTGGACGAGGACCAGGGCGTAGGAAAACGGTTGAATTCCTTTCCGGCGCTGTCCCGTTCACCCTCTACTCACACGGTAGAAACATGAACGACCGCAAGAAATGGGTTCCTTTGGACCGCATGTCCGAATCGGAACGCGCATTCCCGGCGTGGTGCGGGTGGATGGGAAAATTCTGCGTGTCGGCTGTGGAGTGACCGGAAGAGTTTGTCGAGTCGTCCCGTGAGACGGGTCTTGACGCGGGCCGGGCTGCCGCGAAGACTGGAATGACTACGTAGTCAAGCCGGTCCTCGGGAGGTCGTCGACCGGCTTGACTGCGTGGTCACCGACCCGACCGGAGCACGTCATGTCGTCGAGCAGGCCCCGTCGCGGACCCGGGATGACGGAGGTCGCCCGCGCGGCCGGCGTCTCGCAGAAGACGGTGTCGCGGGTCGTCAACGGCGAGCCGCACGTCAGCCCCGGGGTGCGCGACCGCGTCCTGCGGGTCATCCGTGAACTGGACTACCGCCCCAACACCGCCGCCCGCGCCCTCCTGCTGGGCCGCTACCGCAGGATCGGCGTCGTCTCCCTCGGCTCCGCGCTGCACGGCCCGACCTCCCTGCTCTTCGGTCTGGAGAAGGCCGTGCAACGGGCCGGGTACGCGTTCGCGCTGGCGACCACCTCCGAGGGCCGGGGGAGTGACGTCGCCGCCGAGTCGCTCCTGGAGCAGGGCGTCGACGGCGTCGTCCTCGTCGAGCCGATCGACGTCGGCAAACCGACCCGTCTGAACACCGACCTGCCGGTCGTCGGCCTGTGCGCCCCGGTCGACACGGCGGCCGGCCGCAGCGCCGTCGTCCAGGCCGACGGGGTCGCCGCAGCCCGGATGGCCACCGAGCACCTGCTCGCCCTCGGCCACCGCACCGTGTGGCACGTCCCCGGCCCGCAGGACTGGTTCAGCGCCCGCGACCGGGTACGGGGCTGGCGCGAGGCGCTGGCCGCCGCGGGCGCCCCCGAGCCGCCGCTGCCCGCCGACGGCGACTGGACCCCCGCCTCCGGATACGCGGCGGGCCGGGAGCTCGCCCGACTCCCGGACGTCACCGCGGTGTTCGCCGCCAACGACGAGATGGCGATCGGTCTGGTCCGGGCCTTCGTCGAGGTCGGCCTGACCGTGCCGCACGACGTCAGCGTGGTCGGCTTCGACGACATCCCCGCGGCGGCCTACCTCTCCCCACCGCTGACCACTCTCCGCCAGGACTTCGCAGCCGTCACCGATCATGCCGTGGCCGTCCTCACCGCGACCATCGAGAACCGGCCACCCCCGCCCCGACCGACCGGCCTGGCGGTCGAGTTGCGGGTACGGAGCTCGACGGCACCGGTACGCGCCCGCAGGACGAGGCGACGCTGACGGTCGGTCCTGCGCCTGGTTCCCTCCTCCTCTCCCTTCCCCTCTCTCTCGCCCGCCCCGCGAACGCCGCCGGCGACGCCCGCACCCACGCGGGCCCCGTACAGGTGGGCGTTCACCTTCGGAGCGCACCGCTGGAGCAGCGCCGCCGGACTCCGTGCCCACGCGCACCCGGTGATTCGTGCACCCCACCCACGGCCGCGCCGCATCGGGGACGGCGGTCGGCAGCGCGTCGAACCACCGGGAGGCGGGCCGGGGTGCGGCCGCCACTCCCCACTAGGACGCGGATTGTCGCCGGGGGCGCACCGGCTCCGGCGCCGTCGCGGTCGACCAGCGGGAACGGCGGCTCCACGACCACGGAGTGTAATGTTGCCTGACCCCCGGGGGAGAAGGGTGTTCGCCGAATGAAGAATGCCGCTCTCGAAGATCGTTGGATCGAAGATCGTTGGACGGAGACCGCGGCGCGGCGCCTCGCCCCCCTCCCCGCCGCCGTGCGCGACTTCACCGTCCTCACCGCCCTCACCGCCCTCACCGCCCTCACCGGCGTCCCCGTCGACCTGCCCACCGCCCTCTTCCCGCGGGCGCGCCCAACCGGTCTCGCCCCGCCCGGCCGCACCTCGGCGGGCGGCTCCTGGCGACCGCTCGCCACCGCCGACGGCTGGGCCGCCGTCAGCCTGGCCCGCCCCGACGGCACGGCGGCGCCGCACGCCGAGCCGGCCCTCCTCGGGGCTGCGGGCGCCGACCGGGCGTCGGGGGCGCGGGGCACGCTCACGGTCGTCCGTGTCTCGGCACGCGCTCGCGCCCGGGTGCGGCCGTGCTGATCCGGGACGTGGAGGTGGCGGGCCGGGGGCGGGTCGACGTGCGCGTCGAGGGCGGGCGGGTGGTGGGGATCGGACGGCGACTGGCCGGGCCGGTCGACGTGGACGGGCGGGGCGCCGCACTGCTGCCGGGTCTGCACGACCACCACGTACATCTGGCCGCCCTGGCTGCCGAGGCGGCCTCGGTACGGGTCGGTCCCGCCGACGTGCGAGGCCGCGCGGGGCTTGCGGCGGCGTTGCGCGGCGGCGCCCCGGGGGAGTGGGTGCGGGCCGTCGGCTACCACGAGAGCGTCGCCGGGGAGCTCGACCGGTGGGTGCTGGACGCCGTGGCCGCCGACCGCCCGGTGCGCGTCCAGCATCGGAGCGGCGCGATGTGGTTCCTGAACAGCGCCGCACTGCGCGCGACGGGGCTCGACGGGCACGATGACGGCGACGGCGACGGGCGTTTCTGGCGGGAGGACGAGCGGTTGCGGCATCTCGTCCCCCGCGTACACCTCGATCTGGAA
Coding sequences within it:
- a CDS encoding LacI family DNA-binding transcriptional regulator translates to MTEVARAAGVSQKTVSRVVNGEPHVSPGVRDRVLRVIRELDYRPNTAARALLLGRYRRIGVVSLGSALHGPTSLLFGLEKAVQRAGYAFALATTSEGRGSDVAAESLLEQGVDGVVLVEPIDVGKPTRLNTDLPVVGLCAPVDTAAGRSAVVQADGVAAARMATEHLLALGHRTVWHVPGPQDWFSARDRVRGWREALAAAGAPEPPLPADGDWTPASGYAAGRELARLPDVTAVFAANDEMAIGLVRAFVEVGLTVPHDVSVVGFDDIPAAAYLSPPLTTLRQDFAAVTDHAVAVLTATIENRPPPPRPTGLAVELRVRSSTAPVRARRTRRR